Proteins encoded together in one Diceros bicornis minor isolate mBicDic1 chromosome 18, mDicBic1.mat.cur, whole genome shotgun sequence window:
- the C1QL1 gene encoding C1q-related factor, whose product MLLVLVVLIPVLVSSGGPDGHYEMLGTCRMVCDPYPARGPGAGARPDGGDALSEQSGAPPPSTLVQGPQGKPGRTGKPGPPGPPGDPGPPGPVGPPGEKGEPGKTGPPGLPGAGGSGAISTATYTTVPRVAFYAGLKNPHEGYEVLKFDDVVTNLGNNYDATSGKFTCNIPGTYFFTYHVLMRGGDGTSMWADLCKNGQVRASAIAQDADQNYDYASNSVILHLDAGDEVFIKLDGGKAHGGNSNKYSTFSGFIIYSD is encoded by the exons ATGCTGCTGGTGCTGGTGGTGCTCATCCCCGTGCTGGTGAGCTCGGGCGGCCCGGACGGCCACTATGAGATGCTGGGCACCTGCCGCATGGTGTGCGACCCCTACCCCGCGCGGGGCCCCGGCGCCGGCGCGCGGCCCGACGGCGGCGATGCTCTGAGCGAGCAGAGCGGCGCGCCCCCGCCCTCCACGCTGGTGCAGGGCCCCCAGGGGAAGCCGGGTCGCACAGGCAAGCCGGGCCCCCCCGGGCCTCCCGGGGACCCGGGTCCTCCGGGCCCTGTGGGGCCACCCGGGGAGAAGGGTGAGCCGGGCAAGACCGGCCCTCCCGGGCTGCCAGGCGCGGGGGGCAGCGGCGCCATCAGTACGGCCACCTACACCACCGTGCCGCGCGTGGCCTTCTACGCCGGCCTCAAGAACCCTCACGAGGGTTACGAAGTGCTCAAGTTCGACGACGTGGTCACCAACCTAGGCAACAACTACGACGCGACTAGCGGCAAGTTTACGTGCAACATTCCCGGCACCTACTTTTTCACCTACCACGTCCTCATGCGCGGCGGCGACGGCACCAGTATGTGGGCGGACCTCTGCAAGAACGGCCAG GTGCGGGCCAGCGCCATTGCCCAGGACGCAGACCAGAACTACGACTACGCCAGCAACAGCGTGATCCTGCACCTGGACGCGGGCGACGAGGTCTTCATCAAGCTGGACGGAGGCAAAGCGCATGGCGGCAACAGCAACAAATACAGCACGTTCTCGGGCTTCATCATCTACTCCGATTGA